A part of Arachis hypogaea cultivar Tifrunner chromosome 12, arahy.Tifrunner.gnm2.J5K5, whole genome shotgun sequence genomic DNA contains:
- the LOC112728846 gene encoding germin-like protein subfamily 3 member 2 gives MFSQNTLLIFFAIFFLHVSTITFASDPDPVQDFCIPHQKLLGSMNASHHHGTPSILPCKNSSEATATDFVFSGTKAAGNFSEDGIAVISASLANFPGLNTLGMSFARADIEVGGINPPHFHPRATELVHVVEGKVYIGFVDSSNRVFARVLEEGEVMVLPRGLVHFMMNVGDKIVTIFGSFNSQNPGMQKIPSAVFGSGIDEELLQKAFGLDSKQIGSMRRKFDPNSK, from the coding sequence ATGTTTTCACAAAACACCCTTTTGATTTTCTTTGCTATTTTCTTTCTCCATGTTTCCACCATCACATTTGCCTCTGATCCTGATCCAGTTCAAGATTTTTGCATACCACACCAAAAGTTATTAGGTTCCATGAATGCATCTCATCACCATGGAACTCCTTCCATTCTCCCATGCAAGAATTCATCTGAGGCTACGGCTACTGACTTTGTCTTTTCCGGCACGAAAGCGGCCGGAAACTTCTCTGAAGACGGCATAGCCGTGATATCCGCTAGCCTCGCGAACTTCCCGGGTCTTAATACACTCGGGATGTCATTCGCGAGGGCGGATATTGAAGTCGGCGGGATAAACCCGCCGCATTTTCACCCTAGGGCAACGGAATTGGTGCATGTTGTGGAAGGGAAAGTGTATATAGGGTTTGTTGATTCAAGCAATAGGGTTTTTGCTAGGGTTTtggaagaaggtgaagttatGGTGCTTCCAAGGGGATTGGTTCATTTCATGATGAATGTTGGTGACAAAATTGTAACAATTTTTGGAAGCTTTAATAGTCAAAATCCTGGCATGCAAAAGATTCCTTCTGCTGTGTTTGGATCTGGGATTGATGAGGAGTTATTGCAAAAGGCTTTTGGATTGGATTCTAAGCAGATTGGAAGCATGAgaagaaaatttgatccaaattcaaagtaa
- the LOC112728847 gene encoding uncharacterized protein, whose translation MATPVNRKISAASARAHTRKSKKSSSLQLNSGILRTTLVVLLIGFLAWAYQVTRPPPPKICGTADGPPVTASRIKLRDGRHLAYEEHGVPKDAAKYKFIYIHGFDSCRHDAVVAKKLSPDVIEDLGIYIVAFDRPGYGESDPDPNRTIKSIALDVEELADQLGLGSKFYVVGFSMGGQVVWKCLKYIPHRLAGAVLLAPVVNYWWPDLPANLTNEAYYRQLLQDQWTLRVAHYTPWLTYWWNTQKWFPGLSLIYNNTDILSSQDKELTSTIWSNKKGHVAQARQQGEYETLHRDLNIGFGKWDFSPLDLENPFPNNEGSVHLWHGEEDLMVPVIVQRYIAENLPWIQYHELKGSGHLFPYLDGMSDTIIKSLLGAK comes from the exons ATGGCGACACCAGTGAACAGAAAAATCTCAGCTGCATCAGCTAGGGCTCATACCAGAAAGTCAAAGAAATCCTCTTCTCTTCAGCTCAATTCAG GGATCCTTAGAACAACACTGGTAGTATTGTTGATTGGGTTTCTAGCTTGGGCTTATCAAGTTACTCGACCTCCTCCCCCGAAGATTTGTGGCACTGCTGATGGCCCACCTGTAACAGCATCAAGAATCAAACTAAGAGATGGAAGACATTTGGCATACGAAGAGCACGGTGTTCCAAAAGATGCAGCCAAGTATAAGTTCATATATATACATGGTTTTGATAGTTGCAGGCATGATGCCGTGGTTGCCAAAAAGCTTTCACCT GATGTTATTGAGGACTTGGGGATCTACATTGTAGCTTTTGACAGACCTGGTTACGGTGAAAGCGATCCTGATCCCAACCGTACAATAAAGAGCATTGCCTTAGATGTAGAAGAGCTTGCCGATCAGCTTGGATTAGGATCAAAATTCTATGTGGTTGGTTTCTCCATGGGAGGACAGGTTGTTTGGAAGTGCCTTAAGTACATACCTCACAG GCTGGCAGGTGCAGTTCTTTTAGCCCCAGTTGTCAACTACTGGTGGCCTGATCTTCCGGCAAACCTAACTAACGAAGCCTATTACCGACAATTACTACAAGATCAATGGACACTTCGTGTTGCTCACTACACACCGTGGCTAACTTACTGGTGGAACACTCAAAAATGGTTCCCCGGATTaagtttaatttataataatacagATATCCTTTCAAGTCAAGATAAAGAGCTTACTTCAACAATTTGGTCTAATAAAAAGGGTCATGTG GCTCAGGCAAGACAGCAAGGAGAATACGAGACTCTCCACCGTGACTTAAATATCGGATTCGGTAAATGGGATTTTAGTCCTTTGGATCTTGAAAACCCGTTTCCAAATAATGAAGGTTCTGTCCATCtttggcatggagaggaagatttgaTGGTGCCTGTTATAGTGCAACGATACATCGCCGAAAACCTTCCCTGGATTCAGTATCATGAACTCAAAGGATCTGGTCACTTGTTCCCTTATCTTGATGGTATGAGTGATACTATCATTAAGTCACTTTTAGGTGCAAAGTAG